From a single Metopolophium dirhodum isolate CAU chromosome 6, ASM1992520v1, whole genome shotgun sequence genomic region:
- the LOC132946716 gene encoding dihydroorotate dehydrogenase (quinone), mitochondrial — protein sequence MGSLRSLVYISTGGFTLWAGTNVITLNEKFYKKYVIPAFFACDPETAHDLLTFSGKYGLIPKSFYKDPPILKTKLWDLNFTNPIGLAAGLDKQGELTKALKNVGFGFVEVGSITPLPQPGNEKPRVFRLLDSQAIINRYGFNSDGHNAVFERLNKLKQNQNFDGIVGVNLGKNKESEDAVADYVKGIEKFAPVADYFVINISSPNTPGLRNLQKKKDLISLLSNVIEARNQVCGERKIPLLLKIAPDLTDQDKKDIADVVNDKKCKVDGLIISNTTVKRIDVYNNPNALEPGGLSGKPLQEESTKLILEFYKLTNGKIPIIGVGGVFNGQDAYAKIKAGASLIQIYTSFIYNGPSVIVNIKKELESLLREDKYNSISDAIGADAKL from the exons Atg GGTTCATTAAGATCCTTGGTTTACATTTCTACCGGAGGATTTACTTTATGGGCAGGAACAAATGTTATTACactaaatgaaaaattttataagaaatatgttATTCCTGCATTCTTTGCTTGTGATCCAGAAACAGCTCATGACCTTTTAACATTTTCTGGAAAATATGGTCTTATAccaaaatcattttataaagaTCCACCGATATTG aaaaccaagTTATGGGATTTGAATTTCACCAACCCAATAGGCCTTGCAGCTGGGTTGGACAAACAAGGTGAATTAACCaaagcattaaaaaatgtaggGTTTGGTTTTGTAGAGGTTGGTTCAATAACACCTCTACCACAACCAGGCAATGAAAAACCAAGAGTGTTTAGACTTTTAGATAGTCAAgctattattaatag ataTGGATTCAATAGCGATGGTCATAATGCTGTATTTGAAAGGCTTAATAAACTTAAGCAAAACCAAAACTTTGATGGTATTGTTGGTGTTAATTTGGGAAAAAATAAAGAGTCTGAAGATGCAGTTGCTGACTATGTGAAAGGTATTGAAAAGTTTGCTCCAGTTGctgattattttgttataaatatatccag tcCTAATACTCCGGGTCTGAGAAATTTGCAAAAGAAAAAAGATCTCATAAGTCTACTTTCAAACGTTATAGAAGCAAGGAATCAAGTGTGTGGAGAACGCAAAattccattattattaaaaatagctCCGGATCTTACTGATCAAGATAAAAAAGATATTGCTGATGTAGTTAATGataaaaag tgtaaAGTTGATGGATTAATAATCTCAAACACAACTGTTAAACGAATTGATGTTTACAACAATCCCAATGCATTAGAACCTGGTGGTCTCAGTGGGAAACCTTTACAAGAAGAATCTACAAAACtaattttggaattttataaattgacaaatg gtaaaattCCTATTATTGGAGTTGGCGGAGTATTTAATGGTCAAGATGCATATGCCAAAATTAAAGCAGGCGCCTcacttatacaaatttatacatCTTTTATATATAATGGCCCATCggttatagttaatataaaaaaggaaCTAGAAAGTCTTCTTag ggAAGATAAATACAACTCAATATCTGATGCAATTGGTGCAGATGCCAAActgtaa
- the LOC132946715 gene encoding uncharacterized protein LOC132946715, with protein sequence MDFRNNTVKKCRNESINGRLFWIAIVELVPSTPSVTQLLNIYLKYVHLDMYICSSVLGWNYISDDEARLILNVINQEHNNFAFGKERFLAIEDYIVSLEDVHEFYTFINVCYFRLLCKKKKGYEEKCGFIQIDNFESIVPYCIIDNQKYVPLFYFKNNLNAYIENLMHGAIQIENWNLAYLKFCSKIQGIRDELFPGNSCTVVSLDNIKKYFPSETQFEDYWPHETLISHLPINQNSHLPINQNSHFPINQNSHLPINQNSHFPINQNSHLPINQNSHFPINQNSHLPINQNSSTNGNLQGAWIRAPPQAEPAEFTEDPITGCGCSDEEMDLAVIVVSPRQRRSLWSRTKRLFQRMSCCGALINPTNKVILVGFLPYITICKNEIVDKWCFK encoded by the exons ATGGATTTCAGAAataatacagtaaaaaaatGTCGTAATGAAAGTATAAATG GTAGATTATTTTGGATAGCAATAGTTGAACTTGTACCTTCTACACCTTCTGTAACTCAGCTTcttaatatctatttaaaatatgtacatttagaTATGTATATATGCTCATCGGTGCTGGGATGGAACTATATCTCTGATGATGAAGCAAGACTTATACTAAATGTCATTAATcaagaacataataattttgCATTTGGGAAAGAGAGATTCTTAGCAATAGAAGATTATATTGTCAGTTTAGAAGATGTTCATGAattttatacattcataaatgtatgttattttagactactgtgcaaaaaaaaaaaaggttacgAAGAAAAATGTGGTTTTATACAAATTGATAACTTTGAATCCATTGttccatattgtattatagataACCAAAAATATGTACCACTAttctactttaaaaataatttaaacgccTATATTGAAAACCTAATGCATGGAGCTATACAAATAGAAAATTGGAACTTGGCCTATCTCAAGTTCTGTTCGAAAATTCAGGGTATCAGAGATGAATTGTTTCCTGGTAACTCTTGCACAGTGGTTAGTCTTGATAATATCAAGAAATATTTTCCATCAGAAACACAGTTTGAGGATTATTGGCCACATGAGACGCTTATTTCACATCTCCCTATTAATCAGAATTCACATCTCCCTATTAATCAGAATTCACATTTCCCTATTAATCAGAATTCACATCTCCCTATTAATCAGAATTCACATTTCCCTATTAATCAGAATTCACATCTCCCTATTAATCAGAATTCACATTTCCCTATTAATCAGAATTCACATCTCCCTATTAATCAGAATTCATCCACCAATGGCAACCTGCAAGGTGCCTGGATCAGAGCACCTCCTCAAGCAGAACCTGCTGAATTTACTGAAGATCCGATAACCGGTTGTGGTTGTAGTGATGAAGAAATGGATCTGGCAGTAATCGTGGTTAGTCCTAGACAACGCCGCTCATTGTGGAGCCGGACGAAGAGATTATTTCAGCGAATGTCTTGTTGCGGTGCTTTGATAAACCCCACAAATAAAGTTATACTCGTCGGCTTCTTGCCATATATCACTATctgtaaaaatgaaattgttgataaatggtgttttaaataa